A stretch of the Chlorobiota bacterium genome encodes the following:
- a CDS encoding 4-phosphoerythronate dehydrogenase: MNPLILCDESILFAQEAFSQFGELKLIPTLDIKNNLLEDANLLIIRSVTKIDETLLKNSNIKIICTATTGTDNIDLEYLAKNNIKLFTSEGANSIAVAEYIQSCLIFILNKYYLKHDNLKLGIIGMGRIGNIVSKVAINLGFNIVVYDPPKQLASNNFKSSSLTEIFDCDIITLHVPLTRRQEYETYHLVDNDFLSSMKKNATLINTSRGGVVDSMALIKALNNKTITSAILDVWEEEPFFNLNLFNLCDIITPHIAGYSLDAKLKATEMLSISISKELKKTNIFTIKNILPATNNYLLYDVLKDNNSFMSLIKLSNKNIELKNEPYIFNLFRKNLNLRRDNLNV, encoded by the coding sequence ATGAATCCTTTAATTTTGTGTGATGAATCTATCCTTTTTGCTCAAGAAGCTTTTTCTCAATTTGGTGAGTTAAAACTAATTCCAACTTTAGATATAAAGAACAATTTGTTAGAAGATGCAAATTTATTGATTATAAGATCGGTGACAAAAATTGACGAAACTCTTCTAAAAAATTCAAATATAAAAATTATTTGTACAGCCACAACAGGAACTGACAACATTGATTTAGAATATTTAGCAAAAAATAATATAAAATTATTTACATCAGAAGGTGCGAATTCAATTGCGGTTGCTGAATACATTCAAAGTTGTTTAATTTTTATTCTAAATAAATACTATTTAAAGCATGATAATTTGAAATTAGGAATAATTGGTATGGGTAGAATTGGGAATATAGTTTCGAAAGTTGCAATTAATTTAGGTTTTAATATAGTTGTTTATGATCCACCTAAGCAATTAGCATCAAATAATTTTAAATCATCTTCTTTAACTGAAATTTTTGATTGTGATATAATCACACTTCATGTACCACTTACTAGGAGGCAAGAATATGAAACTTATCATTTAGTAGATAATGATTTCTTATCGTCAATGAAGAAAAATGCTACTTTAATAAATACTTCTAGAGGTGGAGTTGTTGATTCAATGGCTCTTATAAAAGCCCTTAATAACAAAACAATTACATCTGCAATATTAGATGTTTGGGAAGAAGAACCTTTTTTTAATTTAAATCTATTTAATTTATGTGATATTATTACTCCGCATATTGCAGGTTATTCATTAGATGCTAAACTAAAAGCTACAGAAATGTTATCAATTTCTATTTCTAAAGAATTAAAAAAAACAAATATCTTTACTATTAAAAATATTTTACCAGCAACAAATAATTATCTTCTATATGATGTACTTAAAGATAATAATAGTTTTATGAGTTTAATTAAATTGTCGAATAAAAATATAGAATTAAAAAATGAACCTTATATTTTTAATTTATTTAGAAAAAATCTAAATCTTAGAAGAGATAACTTAAATGTTTAG
- a CDS encoding T9SS type A sorting domain-containing protein: MNLRRTILRVFAIALVCFAGVQGAFAQISSQFGIEIVPRFYRPMLGGTTLGRNDFKDLYSPTVSDADNGVAGPYNLGFSFDYNGQLYSQYFICVNGWITFAAQGAYLTYNPNSLFNNMRPNLTLAPYFGDHFLRTFGVDISDPAGRAYRPSLVRVVNMPSARVGGIQTEPDTVVIEWNNMNINFRFDPLNPNSPSTPLHQPQATSVGTFQCWIIQAPIDPVKNPKNSKQGDIEFHYGALGSAGIVKVSGTSVGIEDDPYQFGGFSTFINAVAFRETGLLDSAKFSRMLSNGTWPPSGNPGLCFRFSGRKVRGQGIWGDGDADVSQSDPRTPDYSCEGQRLYVSYKDVITILRHAAFGQGPDPNWDYTFGQNGYHGDVNHDGRFFYSSSNWNGTSDSIINGKIFRYIKYERSKTVDYNVPFSFDPTFERYLFDADEMDAALIMHYLAAKLPVLPWLPDTLPPFTGKVNPLNESNDINISSSLVNKGNTIDIPLTFNGFVNGSVGLLINVSNGSKIVDIKANDKINSGLVQVVNNDNTVALAAAGKFSPDEVIAILTVEAPESGEVIFNNVKINGKNLGVRKYSVNNGVTGELQLSLNLVPNPIFANNLAVINYNIPTNGNVKIEIFNNTGKLVNSLVDSEVKSGSYKVSWNTKDVNDNTIEAGSYYCKLTFDGNTKVMPIQIIK, from the coding sequence ATGAATTTGCGTCGTACAATTCTAAGAGTATTTGCTATAGCTCTGGTCTGCTTCGCAGGAGTTCAGGGAGCTTTTGCGCAAATCTCAAGTCAATTTGGAATTGAAATTGTGCCTAGGTTTTACCGCCCAATGCTAGGTGGAACAACACTTGGAAGAAATGATTTCAAAGATTTATATTCTCCAACAGTATCAGATGCTGACAATGGAGTAGCAGGACCATATAATTTAGGATTTTCATTTGATTATAATGGTCAACTTTATAGTCAATATTTTATATGTGTAAATGGTTGGATTACATTTGCAGCTCAAGGAGCTTATTTAACATACAATCCAAATTCTTTATTCAACAATATGCGACCTAATTTAACATTAGCGCCATATTTTGGAGATCACTTTTTAAGAACTTTCGGAGTAGATATTAGCGATCCAGCAGGACGTGCTTATCGCCCTAGTTTAGTAAGAGTTGTAAATATGCCATCTGCAAGAGTTGGTGGTATTCAAACAGAACCAGATACAGTTGTTATTGAGTGGAATAATATGAACATAAATTTTAGATTCGATCCATTAAATCCAAATTCTCCTTCTACTCCATTACATCAACCACAAGCTACTTCAGTTGGTACATTCCAATGTTGGATTATACAAGCACCAATTGATCCTGTTAAGAATCCGAAAAATTCTAAACAAGGTGATATTGAATTTCATTATGGAGCTTTAGGTTCTGCTGGAATTGTAAAAGTAAGTGGTACTTCTGTAGGTATTGAAGATGATCCTTATCAATTTGGTGGATTTTCAACATTTATTAATGCTGTTGCTTTTAGAGAAACTGGATTATTAGATAGTGCTAAATTCAGTAGAATGTTAAGCAATGGTACTTGGCCACCATCTGGAAATCCAGGTTTATGTTTTAGATTTAGTGGAAGAAAAGTTAGAGGTCAAGGAATTTGGGGTGATGGAGATGCTGATGTTTCTCAATCAGATCCACGTACTCCTGATTATTCATGTGAAGGACAGAGATTATATGTCAGTTATAAAGATGTAATCACAATTTTAAGACATGCTGCATTTGGTCAAGGACCAGATCCAAATTGGGATTATACATTTGGTCAGAATGGTTACCATGGTGATGTTAACCATGATGGAAGATTCTTTTACTCTTCAAGCAATTGGAATGGAACTTCAGATTCAATTATTAATGGCAAAATATTTAGATACATAAAGTATGAAAGATCAAAAACTGTTGATTATAATGTACCATTCTCATTTGATCCAACATTTGAAAGATACTTGTTTGATGCAGATGAAATGGATGCTGCTTTGATCATGCATTATTTAGCTGCAAAATTACCAGTATTACCTTGGTTGCCAGATACTTTACCTCCTTTCACAGGAAAAGTTAATCCTTTAAATGAATCTAACGATATCAATATATCTTCAAGTCTAGTAAACAAAGGTAATACAATTGATATTCCTCTTACATTTAATGGTTTTGTAAATGGATCTGTTGGTTTATTAATTAATGTTTCAAATGGTTCTAAAATAGTTGACATTAAAGCAAATGACAAAATCAATTCAGGTTTAGTTCAGGTTGTAAATAATGATAATACTGTTGCATTAGCTGCAGCAGGCAAGTTTAGTCCAGATGAAGTTATTGCCATTTTAACAGTAGAAGCTCCTGAAAGTGGAGAAGTTATATTTAACAATGTTAAAATTAATGGTAAAAATCTTGGAGTTCGTAAATATAGTGTTAATAATGGTGTAACTGGTGAGTTGCAATTGTCTTTAAATTTAGTTCCAAATCCAATATTTGCAAATAATTTAGCTGTTATTAACTACAATATTCCAACAAATGGTAATGTTAAAATTGAAATATTTAACAATACTGGGAAATTAGTAAATTCATTAGTTGATTCAGAAGTTAAATCTGGTTCATATAAAGTGAGTTGGAATACTAAAGATGTTAATGATAATACTATTGAAGCTGGTTCTTATTATTGCAAGTTAACATTTGATGGCAACACAAAAGTAATGCCAATTCAAATTATTAAATAG
- a CDS encoding T9SS type A sorting domain-containing protein produces the protein MITKNIINNKQQQTSLLREIMQRLLKNTILLAAILFTATTLVYSQPLPIATISGRLAQNQIRVLTRDTLYQVAGHYQVAGFLIIEPGTTVEFLPNSRLIDSVGGKIIADGEVEAIWNRNTFNLLSYPERYCDRNYVMATVMQGGRPEPSIDPSSLNPATAWRKPDGNTVGNCNPQPNWMSYVPWTLFWYANRLTYCNQDPNLHDTPYRRDVTRAPIIFRGRPANRYSREWGHIVILPGADTAVFRNVKFVNFRKDTSVTNSTEFYNPNQLNGYNNSQILAGFDLNNEMKRLTSGGGGAITVFSSKTWLIDCRFDSCFARSHGGAVQFLQAPCDKTGLVYAANPNVYNNEVGALGYGVAGCSANSFNTNTIVQNGAFAANAAPFPLVGTNAPVNPETYDLYNTATSGYIMPVGNVKVPGMTSVPPTNLLISPKPAPGSVALLANPIQYRPTYDDGRMAANMGRIRRLIFRDNRVVVGATVDDVKGYRDTTVIAPLYNTGGIAKNEAYGGAVYVSGRRLTTVFFGAGQSLLTPIINVRIDNGGPLLCQTVPPPNDSCQNGSYARDPYDEIICERNHAVNFQAASVFTNGAKGGAFHIGDSSSMVFQRARFEENFTATPNISGDDWENRALLSQGGGIYMSSKSPRLTIKDLSWFINNKSGQGGGVYTGAIEDAWNKDTVSPLITGDSIYFLRNKAEYDGGAIYTQRNIQIESKYIFCGNCADGSLDRRIQISDNRACLSGGGVTIDNRTNSVNSRGSINQTRINGNAVGDPSSNDYRLILLHNPLVEPFGNFIKNFGTYQVRDSFICSPKLMEHVLGGGGVFSYYGNNGSFMGTEFFGNWVIGGNGGGLAMIAPVRSNRYLGASNDQVVGGEFFCGPEPKSQLSLTRFLRNYVNKDMVTPLNRNPRANTIQMGDPDRNGTGLGGAIYINDRQPNAPTPGAPRTDSMILHRVRVEQNQAWSGSAVYSDNYEMRVVMNRCLVSQNKAISTEGRNTDLVDNYYTDPVASRTVAATFYGECEGPLAYGIYKYDPFKVATVYSSNANSVYDNDARFILRLPDAPNNIPGLGLSGTDTVRGNYWGETQAPVTTILPTGTIQTTFFVKGNGNCVLPLKNTAIINQQGPFESYRKTFDPPGTYYTYQSIPIGIVPDTLLMEGQVYDIFDKGVDIKRADYSDPRLAPIEDFAVGIPARLRSYAPSSLGFTDSTSRYYTDKVVRRLTRDPFQVEKCNNAGDSCLGKLQAEFVGNHPIGYPMFLQSCANYTGCKDTLNDDPYSLNHSVFYVVNVETGEFIRSTMKQKEEGNCNLYSRVEFVPDSNVRNPLARRSREERAAFSYNELYRLTPQYYLENHNGNVPPVFLPKITDDAVTAKLKSISALKWARHRAAEVEDSAALLGRRYGNGVADLGGPGFGYWQNNPSNASFGTVKAVTYADYYAGDRYQALPVINGDRVVVVSRTNLWEVLDSIAWNDPNRWDATDRVLEAARVRGLEFQISTNVLPPVIFGQRDSLENKTPAELRNSRFLVEDKVYQSDPTGVTRSEILDATAYDINKFYDPLSCYFPDKYLGLKYEWSPLQECPNVNTTKESADPKLVRLASWLKSENVYPNQPGQYVDPVGENTRGFLRFWGTPHNPDVVPGGELLQVKVSNYAPDARIVDHLKGILADSVVAKYVFIYKPYYNCEQYDVQTARYLQQDSIDFSQGSTATYRLRIFVQDTPPVFKTDVTPCPLCLGKVTANLTDKLRFNYDVVTDDEQEDDAAEVEGWDFRYGRTTYGFKFTDRNASNIDNNQDDDVTEVRPTWMADKYLTNKNLTPDQGVSVTKNGNIIVRIPKDEAFELLKNPAQSNIVYNFDTTFTVFVNDGHTGQNYKNVKVIVNVPPVLQEATLPNAKEDFEYNPELRDYSKSIMAVDRNYNQRVRYSLIYKNDANNESKFQNGASVKDENGTVRTNDASTAFLSRDPCYQEAGVLTASKTTPSWLKINPVSGILYGTPGINDAPRGTVNGCPQEVVTVVAVDECGLMDVKSYNLNVDSTNHRPRFYGRPAIVCVDADDKYEDSICVTDKDLLRLKNGNCDVREKLQVQITDPAGVFTATPSTINGDITPDSICIKITAASIPASLRGKKLPITVKVTDLAGNTDQITYEISVSEPLVWKVGLDIVNTVIDANRRVAPNAYQKLTFGSAQNATTGDENANLGNLDEIYCEYELPPLPPRDVFDTRWTVVTRNGVLRNIFPGSVTNTMTWKATFQAGNLQTGSPNYPVRISWKKAEADNANKKMGLNTPDGLYLTDQNQSYFAVDMANGAASSVIKPGVELIANAAGDSLSLVIKSTLIEGFKIVTKKPTLNEIGGVDDAVTGSGFTLSSSIPNPFSTSTQITVKSQKSAKAIIEVYDVNGKAVATLFNGTFEAGSKSYIWNGKDNDGKSVGSGVYSFRLYAGGAILTRKVVLTK, from the coding sequence ATGATTACAAAAAATATAATTAATAATAAACAACAACAAACATCTCTTTTGAGAGAAATTATGCAGCGTTTGTTAAAGAACACAATTCTTTTAGCTGCGATTCTGTTTACAGCAACAACTTTGGTTTATTCACAACCATTACCAATTGCTACTATTTCAGGTCGTTTAGCACAGAACCAAATTCGCGTTTTAACTCGCGATACTCTTTATCAAGTAGCAGGTCATTATCAGGTGGCAGGCTTCTTAATCATTGAGCCAGGAACTACAGTAGAGTTCCTTCCAAATAGTCGTTTAATCGACTCTGTAGGTGGTAAAATTATCGCCGACGGAGAAGTAGAGGCAATTTGGAATAGAAACACATTCAATTTGTTATCATATCCAGAGCGTTATTGCGATAGGAATTATGTGATGGCAACTGTAATGCAAGGTGGTCGTCCAGAGCCTTCAATTGATCCATCATCTTTAAATCCAGCAACAGCTTGGAGAAAACCAGATGGAAATACAGTTGGAAATTGTAATCCTCAGCCAAATTGGATGAGTTACGTTCCTTGGACATTGTTCTGGTATGCAAATAGGTTAACTTATTGCAATCAGGATCCAAATCTTCATGACACACCTTATCGCAGAGATGTAACTCGTGCTCCGATCATTTTCCGTGGTCGTCCAGCGAATCGTTATTCACGTGAGTGGGGACACATTGTAATTTTACCAGGTGCTGATACAGCAGTTTTTAGAAATGTTAAATTTGTTAACTTTAGAAAAGATACAAGTGTTACGAATTCTACAGAATTTTATAACCCAAATCAATTAAATGGTTATAATAATTCTCAAATTCTAGCAGGATTTGATTTAAATAATGAAATGAAAAGGTTAACAAGTGGAGGTGGTGGAGCTATTACAGTTTTCTCATCAAAAACTTGGTTAATTGATTGTCGTTTTGATAGCTGTTTTGCTCGTTCTCATGGAGGTGCAGTTCAATTCCTACAAGCTCCTTGTGACAAAACAGGGTTAGTTTATGCAGCAAATCCAAATGTGTATAATAATGAAGTAGGTGCATTAGGTTATGGAGTTGCTGGATGTAGTGCAAATTCGTTTAACACAAATACGATTGTTCAAAATGGCGCTTTTGCTGCTAATGCTGCTCCTTTCCCATTAGTTGGTACGAATGCTCCAGTTAATCCAGAAACTTATGATTTATATAATACAGCTACTAGCGGATATATAATGCCTGTTGGTAATGTTAAAGTTCCTGGAATGACTTCAGTTCCTCCAACAAATTTATTGATTTCACCTAAACCAGCACCAGGTAGTGTTGCTTTATTAGCTAATCCGATTCAATATCGTCCAACTTATGATGATGGTCGTATGGCAGCTAATATGGGAAGAATTCGTCGTCTAATATTTAGAGACAATAGAGTAGTAGTTGGTGCAACTGTTGATGATGTAAAAGGTTACAGGGATACAACAGTAATTGCACCATTGTATAATACTGGAGGCATTGCAAAAAATGAAGCATACGGTGGTGCTGTATATGTTTCAGGTCGTAGATTAACGACAGTATTTTTTGGGGCTGGTCAATCTTTATTAACTCCAATAATTAATGTTCGTATAGATAATGGTGGTCCTTTATTGTGTCAAACAGTTCCTCCTCCAAATGATTCATGTCAAAATGGATCTTATGCACGTGACCCATATGATGAAATAATTTGCGAACGTAATCATGCTGTAAACTTCCAAGCAGCATCAGTATTTACAAATGGTGCAAAAGGAGGTGCATTCCACATAGGTGATAGTTCTTCAATGGTATTCCAACGTGCTCGTTTTGAAGAAAACTTTACAGCTACACCAAATATATCAGGAGATGATTGGGAAAACCGTGCTTTGTTATCTCAAGGTGGTGGTATTTATATGTCATCTAAATCTCCAAGATTAACAATTAAAGATTTGTCTTGGTTTATAAATAACAAGTCTGGTCAAGGAGGTGGTGTTTATACAGGTGCTATTGAAGATGCTTGGAATAAAGATACAGTTTCGCCATTAATTACAGGTGATAGTATTTATTTCTTAAGAAATAAAGCAGAATATGATGGCGGTGCTATTTACACTCAAAGAAATATACAAATTGAATCTAAATATATTTTTTGCGGAAATTGTGCTGATGGTTCTTTAGATCGCAGAATACAAATTAGTGATAACCGTGCTTGCTTATCTGGAGGTGGTGTTACAATAGATAACAGAACTAATTCAGTTAATAGCCGTGGGTCAATTAATCAAACTAGAATTAATGGTAACGCTGTAGGTGATCCTTCATCTAATGATTATCGTTTAATTCTGTTACATAATCCATTAGTTGAACCGTTTGGAAATTTCATTAAGAACTTTGGTACTTATCAAGTTAGAGATTCATTTATTTGTTCTCCTAAATTAATGGAACATGTACTTGGAGGTGGTGGAGTATTCTCATACTATGGTAATAATGGTTCATTTATGGGAACAGAATTTTTTGGTAATTGGGTTATTGGAGGAAATGGTGGAGGTTTGGCAATGATTGCTCCAGTTAGATCAAATCGTTACTTAGGTGCTAGTAACGATCAAGTTGTTGGTGGTGAATTTTTCTGTGGTCCAGAACCAAAAAGTCAATTATCACTAACAAGATTTTTAAGGAATTATGTTAATAAAGATATGGTGACTCCTTTAAATAGGAATCCAAGAGCAAATACAATTCAAATGGGAGATCCTGATAGAAATGGTACAGGTTTAGGTGGGGCAATCTATATAAATGATCGTCAACCAAATGCACCAACACCTGGAGCACCAAGAACCGATTCAATGATTTTACATAGAGTAAGAGTTGAACAAAATCAAGCTTGGTCTGGTTCAGCTGTATATTCAGACAATTATGAAATGCGAGTTGTTATGAATCGTTGTTTAGTTTCTCAAAACAAAGCAATTTCTACAGAGGGAAGAAATACAGATTTAGTCGATAATTATTATACAGATCCAGTTGCTTCAAGAACAGTTGCTGCTACTTTTTATGGTGAATGTGAAGGACCATTAGCATATGGTATTTATAAATATGATCCATTCAAGGTTGCAACTGTATATTCAAGTAATGCTAATTCAGTATATGATAATGATGCAAGATTTATTTTAAGATTACCAGATGCTCCTAATAACATACCTGGTTTAGGATTAAGTGGAACAGATACAGTTCGTGGAAATTATTGGGGTGAGACACAAGCACCTGTTACTACAATATTACCAACTGGAACAATTCAAACAACATTTTTTGTTAAAGGAAATGGAAATTGTGTATTACCACTTAAAAATACAGCTATAATAAATCAACAAGGTCCTTTTGAATCTTATCGTAAAACATTTGATCCTCCAGGAACATATTATACATATCAAAGTATTCCAATTGGTATAGTACCTGATACATTATTAATGGAAGGTCAAGTTTATGATATATTCGATAAAGGAGTTGATATCAAACGTGCTGATTATTCAGATCCTAGATTAGCACCTATTGAAGACTTTGCAGTAGGTATTCCTGCTAGATTAAGATCTTATGCTCCTTCAAGTTTAGGATTTACAGATTCAACTAGTAGATATTATACAGATAAAGTTGTTCGTCGTTTAACACGCGATCCATTCCAAGTTGAGAAATGTAACAATGCTGGTGATTCGTGTTTAGGTAAATTACAAGCAGAATTTGTAGGTAATCATCCAATTGGTTATCCTATGTTCTTACAATCATGTGCAAATTATACTGGATGTAAAGATACATTAAATGATGATCCTTATTCATTGAACCATTCAGTATTTTATGTAGTAAACGTTGAAACTGGAGAGTTTATTCGTTCTACAATGAAACAAAAAGAAGAAGGAAATTGCAATTTATATTCAAGAGTTGAATTTGTACCTGATTCAAATGTACGTAATCCATTAGCTCGTAGATCTCGTGAAGAAAGAGCAGCATTTTCTTATAATGAATTGTATAGATTAACTCCTCAATATTATTTGGAGAATCATAATGGTAATGTTCCTCCAGTGTTTTTACCTAAAATAACTGATGATGCAGTTACAGCTAAACTTAAAAGTATAAGTGCATTAAAATGGGCTCGTCATAGAGCTGCTGAAGTAGAAGATTCAGCTGCATTACTTGGAAGAAGATATGGTAATGGTGTTGCAGATTTAGGAGGACCTGGATTTGGATATTGGCAGAACAATCCATCAAACGCAAGTTTTGGTACAGTAAAAGCAGTTACATATGCAGATTATTATGCTGGAGATAGATATCAAGCTCTTCCTGTAATTAATGGAGATAGAGTAGTTGTTGTTTCTAGAACAAATTTATGGGAAGTTTTAGATAGTATTGCATGGAATGATCCTAATCGTTGGGATGCTACTGATAGAGTATTAGAAGCAGCTAGGGTAAGAGGATTAGAATTTCAAATTAGTACTAATGTATTACCTCCAGTTATATTTGGACAAAGAGATTCACTTGAAAATAAAACTCCAGCTGAATTAAGAAATAGTAGATTCTTAGTTGAAGATAAAGTATATCAAAGTGATCCAACTGGAGTAACTCGTTCTGAGATATTAGATGCTACAGCATATGATATTAATAAATTCTATGATCCTTTGTCATGTTATTTCCCAGACAAATATTTAGGATTAAAATATGAATGGTCACCTCTTCAAGAGTGTCCAAATGTAAACACAACTAAAGAAAGTGCTGATCCTAAATTGGTTAGATTAGCTTCTTGGCTAAAGAGTGAAAATGTATATCCAAATCAACCAGGTCAATATGTAGATCCAGTTGGTGAGAATACACGTGGATTCTTAAGATTTTGGGGTACTCCTCACAATCCTGATGTTGTACCAGGTGGAGAATTGTTGCAAGTTAAAGTATCAAATTATGCTCCAGATGCTAGAATAGTAGATCATTTGAAAGGAATATTAGCTGATAGTGTTGTAGCTAAATATGTGTTTATTTACAAACCATATTACAATTGTGAACAATATGATGTACAAACAGCAAGATACTTACAACAAGATTCAATCGATTTTAGCCAAGGATCAACTGCAACATATCGTTTAAGAATATTTGTTCAAGATACACCTCCTGTATTTAAAACAGATGTAACTCCTTGTCCATTATGTTTAGGTAAAGTAACAGCCAACTTAACTGATAAACTTCGCTTTAACTATGATGTAGTTACAGACGACGAGCAAGAGGATGATGCAGCTGAAGTAGAAGGATGGGATTTTAGATATGGTAGAACTACCTATGGATTTAAATTTACAGATAGAAACGCTAGTAACATTGATAATAATCAAGATGATGATGTAACTGAAGTTAGACCAACTTGGATGGCTGATAAATATTTAACAAATAAAAATTTAACTCCAGATCAAGGTGTTTCAGTAACTAAAAATGGCAATATAATTGTAAGGATTCCAAAAGACGAAGCTTTTGAATTACTTAAAAATCCAGCTCAATCTAATATCGTTTATAATTTTGATACAACCTTTACAGTATTCGTTAATGATGGTCATACTGGTCAAAATTATAAGAATGTTAAAGTAATTGTTAATGTTCCTCCAGTTTTACAAGAAGCAACATTACCGAATGCTAAAGAAGACTTTGAATATAATCCAGAGTTAAGAGATTATTCAAAATCAATTATGGCTGTTGATAGAAATTACAATCAAAGAGTTAGATATTCCTTAATTTACAAAAATGATGCTAATAATGAAAGCAAATTTCAAAATGGAGCAAGTGTAAAAGATGAAAATGGAACTGTTAGAACAAATGATGCATCTACAGCATTCTTAAGTCGTGACCCTTGTTATCAAGAAGCAGGTGTTTTAACTGCTTCAAAAACAACACCAAGTTGGTTAAAGATTAATCCTGTATCTGGTATTCTTTATGGTACACCTGGAATTAATGATGCACCAAGAGGTACAGTAAATGGTTGTCCTCAAGAAGTAGTTACAGTTGTTGCTGTTGATGAGTGTGGATTAATGGATGTTAAATCTTATAATTTAAATGTTGATTCAACTAATCATCGTCCAAGATTTTATGGACGTCCAGCAATTGTTTGTGTTGATGCAGATGATAAATATGAAGACAGCATTTGTGTTACAGATAAAGACTTATTAAGATTGAAAAATGGTAATTGTGATGTTCGTGAAAAACTTCAAGTTCAGATAACTGATCCAGCTGGTGTGTTTACTGCAACACCATCTACAATAAATGGAGATATAACACCAGATTCAATTTGTATAAAAATTACAGCAGCTTCAATTCCAGCCTCATTGAGAGGAAAGAAACTACCTATTACAGTAAAAGTTACTGACTTAGCTGGAAATACTGATCAAATTACATACGAAATTTCTGTTAGTGAACCATTAGTATGGAAGGTTGGATTAGATATAGTTAACACAGTAATTGATGCTAATAGAAGAGTTGCTCCAAATGCTTATCAGAAATTAACTTTCGGATCTGCTCAAAATGCTACTACAGGTGATGAAAATGCTAATCTTGGTAATTTAGACGAAATATATTGTGAATATGAACTTCCACCATTACCTCCAAGAGATGTATTTGATACACGTTGGACAGTAGTTACAAGAAATGGTGTATTAAGAAATATATTCCCTGGATCAGTTACAAATACCATGACATGGAAAGCTACATTCCAAGCAGGAAATTTACAAACTGGAAGTCCAAATTATCCAGTGAGAATTAGTTGGAAGAAAGCAGAAGCTGATAATGCTAATAAAAAAATGGGATTGAATACACCAGATGGGTTATACTTAACAGATCAAAATCAATCATATTTTGCAGTTGATATGGCAAATGGTGCAGCAAGTTCTGTCATTAAGCCAGGTGTTGAATTAATTGCAAATGCAGCTGGTGATTCATTATCATTAGTAATAAAATCTACATTAATAGAAGGATTTAAAATAGTTACAAAGAAACCTACTCTTAATGAGATTGGAGGTGTTGACGATGCTGTTACTGGATCAGGATTTACTTTAAGTTCAAGTATTCCAAATCCATTCTCGACTAGCACACAAATTACAGTAAAATCACAAAAATCTGCTAAAGCAATAATTGAAGTATACGACGTAAATGGTAAAGCAGTTGCTACACTATTTAATGGAACATTTGAAGCAGGTAGTAAGTCATATATCTGGAACGGAAAAGATAATGATGGAAAATCTGTTGGAAGTGGTGTTTATTCATTCAGATTATATGCTGGTGGAGCAATTTTAACAAGAAAAGTAGTTCTTACTAAATAA
- a CDS encoding HU family DNA-binding protein produces the protein MNKQQLIESVAKKTGQTKSSTEASLNGIIDSVKAELKKGGTVQLIGFGTFGVSARKARAGKNPRTGEAIKISARKVPTFKAGKGLKDTVNNKKK, from the coding sequence ATGAACAAACAACAACTAATTGAATCGGTTGCAAAGAAAACTGGTCAAACAAAATCTAGCACTGAAGCTTCTCTTAATGGTATTATTGATTCAGTAAAAGCTGAGCTTAAAAAGGGTGGAACTGTTCAGTTAATTGGCTTTGGTACTTTTGGAGTTTCTGCACGTAAAGCTCGCGCTGGAAAAAATCCACGTACTGGTGAAGCAATAAAAATTTCAGCTAGAAAAGTTCCTACATTCAAGGCTGGAAAAGGTTTGAAAGATACT